A single genomic interval of Spirosoma taeanense harbors:
- a CDS encoding ABC transporter permease: MLKSYFTTALRALKRNGSYTVINLVGLTFGLACCLILFLAIRYELSHDRHHAHADRIYRIITRNRRSEGDGRNSGIPLPALAALRSDFPELKRQLTLVYDARRVVVRVGGPGANKFEEEGGMVAFAEPEYFRLFDYQWKSGNPQTALNNPNTVVLSERMAHKYFGDAEPMGKTIRVDNKMDFVVSGVVQDPPATSSVPFEVLLSFASLKQFGANTDWNDWQSTYSGCQIYLMLPPQMAPEQTERQLVAFANKYLRPEEAKDLKYELQPLTTIHFDSRTGNFAGRTISKEIIWAMGLIGLFILITACVNFINLATAQAIRRAKEVGVRKVLGSTRVQLVRQFLGETGLLTGLSVGLALLVAYLALPYVADLLNIKQASLHLTDPVVISFLVVLAVITTVLAGFYPALVLSGYQPALALKGKVRSSGGGQLTLRRGLIVFQFAISQLLLIGTIVAYSQMKYFRSADLGYNKEAVLTIPIPDHKPGQLETLRARLINQPNVQSLSYGISVPSANGNWWTGFRYENAEKDSDYGVVMRPADTAYVRTYGLKLIAGRMYLPADTMREFVVNESFVKRLGIRDPRQIIGKSMALSGRPSVKKPIVGVVRDFNTFSLHQKTEPCVLTSHRDAYNTLGIKLSTRQGGTEAISQLLGEVEKAWTATFPDFVFRYEFLDQTLADFYQSEERMYSLFRLLAGIAIFIGCLGLYGVVAFMVESRKKEVGIRKALGASTTHIFGIFSADFVKLVLIALVLASPIAWYVMSEWLDDFVYRIDIEWWMFALTGGLAIGIALLTVSFQSIKAALMNPVNSLRTE; the protein is encoded by the coding sequence ATGCTAAAGAGCTATTTTACGACGGCCCTGCGCGCCCTGAAGCGTAACGGCAGTTATACCGTCATCAATCTGGTTGGCCTGACGTTTGGTCTGGCGTGCTGTCTGATTCTGTTCCTGGCCATTCGGTATGAACTGAGCCACGACCGGCATCATGCTCATGCAGATCGCATTTATCGAATCATTACGCGCAACAGGCGCTCTGAAGGCGATGGTCGCAATTCGGGGATCCCCCTGCCGGCCCTGGCGGCTTTACGGTCCGATTTTCCGGAACTGAAACGCCAGTTAACCCTGGTCTATGATGCCAGACGGGTTGTGGTTCGGGTGGGCGGGCCGGGCGCGAATAAGTTCGAAGAGGAGGGAGGCATGGTAGCGTTTGCCGAACCCGAATATTTTCGCTTGTTCGATTACCAGTGGAAGAGCGGTAATCCGCAGACAGCATTGAATAACCCGAACACGGTGGTCTTATCGGAACGGATGGCGCACAAGTATTTTGGCGACGCCGAGCCGATGGGTAAAACAATCCGGGTGGATAACAAGATGGACTTCGTCGTGAGTGGTGTCGTGCAGGACCCGCCTGCAACGAGCAGCGTGCCGTTTGAAGTTCTGCTGTCATTTGCCTCACTGAAACAGTTTGGCGCCAATACCGACTGGAATGACTGGCAGTCTACGTACAGCGGTTGCCAGATTTATCTGATGCTGCCTCCCCAGATGGCCCCGGAGCAGACCGAACGGCAACTCGTCGCCTTTGCCAACAAATACCTGCGTCCGGAAGAGGCAAAAGATTTGAAATATGAGCTTCAGCCGCTCACAACGATTCATTTTGATAGCCGGACGGGCAACTTTGCCGGACGTACCATCAGCAAAGAGATTATCTGGGCCATGGGCCTCATTGGTCTGTTTATTCTCATCACGGCCTGCGTAAACTTCATTAACCTGGCCACCGCCCAGGCCATTCGGCGGGCCAAGGAGGTGGGCGTTCGGAAAGTGCTGGGCAGCACCCGCGTTCAGCTGGTGCGGCAATTTCTGGGCGAGACCGGGCTGCTGACCGGTTTATCCGTAGGACTGGCGTTGCTGGTTGCCTATCTGGCGCTGCCTTACGTTGCCGACCTGTTGAATATCAAACAGGCCTCCCTTCACCTGACCGACCCGGTTGTTATCAGTTTCCTGGTGGTCTTAGCAGTGATAACAACGGTTCTGGCTGGTTTCTACCCGGCCCTGGTGCTGTCTGGTTATCAGCCCGCGCTGGCCCTCAAGGGTAAGGTGCGCAGTTCGGGCGGTGGACAGCTGACGCTCCGCCGGGGTCTGATTGTGTTTCAGTTTGCCATTTCGCAGTTGCTGCTGATTGGTACCATCGTTGCCTATAGCCAGATGAAGTATTTCCGATCCGCCGATCTGGGCTATAACAAAGAAGCGGTGCTGACCATCCCCATACCCGACCATAAACCGGGTCAGCTGGAAACGCTCCGGGCCAGACTCATTAATCAGCCGAATGTGCAGTCGCTTAGTTACGGTATCTCGGTGCCGTCGGCCAATGGGAACTGGTGGACCGGATTCCGCTATGAAAATGCCGAGAAAGATTCCGATTACGGCGTAGTGATGCGTCCTGCCGATACGGCCTATGTGCGCACGTATGGATTGAAACTAATTGCGGGACGGATGTATCTGCCGGCCGATACCATGCGCGAGTTTGTGGTTAATGAGTCGTTTGTGAAGCGGCTCGGTATTCGGGACCCCCGGCAGATTATTGGTAAATCTATGGCCTTGAGTGGCAGACCCTCGGTGAAGAAACCCATTGTAGGCGTTGTCCGGGACTTTAATACGTTCTCTCTGCACCAGAAGACCGAACCCTGCGTGCTGACCTCGCACCGCGATGCTTATAATACACTGGGCATTAAGCTGTCCACCCGGCAGGGCGGCACCGAAGCGATCAGTCAGCTACTGGGCGAGGTGGAAAAAGCCTGGACGGCCACCTTCCCCGATTTTGTGTTCCGGTACGAATTCCTGGATCAGACGCTCGCCGATTTTTACCAGAGCGAAGAGCGGATGTACTCACTATTCCGGCTGCTGGCGGGCATTGCCATCTTCATCGGGTGTCTTGGCCTGTATGGCGTAGTCGCCTTCATGGTCGAGTCGCGTAAGAAAGAGGTTGGTATCCGGAAAGCCCTGGGCGCTTCGACAACGCATATCTTTGGGATTTTCTCGGCCGACTTTGTTAAGCTCGTGCTGATTGCGCTGGTGCTGGCCTCGCCCATCGCCTGGTATGTGATGAGCGAGTGGCTGGATGATTTTGTGTACCGGATTGACATCGAGTGGTGGATGTTTGCCCTGACGGGTGGGCTGGCCATTGGCATCGCCCTGCTGACGGTAAGTTTCCAGAGTATCAAAGCCGCGCTGATGAACCCGGTGAATTCTTTACGAACTGAATAA